In the Malania oleifera isolate guangnan ecotype guangnan chromosome 1, ASM2987363v1, whole genome shotgun sequence genome, one interval contains:
- the LOC131150914 gene encoding basic endochitinase-like, giving the protein MKFYTILAYLSLLCIAGASAQQCGEAVNGTLCANELCCSKWGYCGTTSIYCCEGCQSQCACPIPPPPPYVPPPPPPPPSPSPPPRAPSPSSQALESIISEDLFNELLLHRATSPCQGAFYTYDAFIQAAGRFEDFANAGDEETRKREVAAFLAQTSHVTTGGWDTAPDGRYSWGYCWIREGATIPADQLGDYCVANDQYPCAAGKKYYGRGPIQLSYNFNYGPAGNDLGYDLLNNPDLVENDPYISFEAAYWFWMTPQPPKPSCHDVMIGNYTPSAADITAGRYGGFGLCTNIINGGIECGGGYSSEQEQDRIGYYKRYCEILGVDTGDNLSCANQHPYGLTLKKKKIKRGGSYSDQ; this is encoded by the exons ATGAAGTTCTATACCATCCTAGCTTACCTTTCTCTCCTCTGCATCGCGGGAGCCTCCGCTCAGCAATGCGGAGAGGCGGTGAACGGAACCCTCTGCGCCAACGAGTTGTGCTGCAGCAAATGGGGTTACTGCGGCACAACCTCCATCTACTGCTGTGAGGGCTGTCAGAGCCAATGCGCCTGCCCAATCCCTCCGCCACCTCCCTACGTTCccccgccgccgccgccgccaccTAGCCCCTCGCCGCCGCCCCGCGCTCCATCCCCCAGCAGCCAGGCCCTTGAGTCCATCATTAGCGAAGATCTCTTCAACGAACTTTTGCTACACCGTGCTACGTCACCGTGCCAAGGGGCGTTCTACACCTATGATGCTTTTATCCAAGCCGCCGGCAGGTTTGAAGATTTTGCAAACGCCGGAGACGAAGAGACTAGGAAACGGGAGGTTGCGGCGTTTCTGGCCCAAACCTCGCACGTAACTACA G GAGGATGGGACACTGCACCGGATGGTCGATATTCATGGGGTTATTGTTGGATTCGTGAAGGAGCCACCATCCCTGCTGACCAACTCGGTGATTATTGTGTTGCTAATGACCAATACCCATGTGCAGCTGGCAAGAAGTATTATGGCCGAGGTCCCATTCAACTTTCCTA CAACTTCAACTACGGTCCGGCAGGGAATGACTTAGGTTATGATCTACTAAATAACCCAGACTTGGTGGAGAATGATCCATACATATCTTTTGAGGCTGCTTATTGGTTTTGGATGACTCCACAACCACCAAAGCCTTCATGTCATGACGTCATGATTGGTAACTACACACCGTCAGCTGCAGACATTACAGCTGGTCGGTACGGAGGTTTTGGGCTTTGCACCAACATCATCAACGGTGGCATAGAATGTGGTGGTGGCTACTCAAGCGAGCAGGAACAGGACCGTATTGGGTACTACAAAAGATATTGTGAAATATTAGGTGTGGACACCGGCGACAACCTTAGCTGTGCAAACCAGCATCCTTATGGCTTGACCCTCAAGAAAAAGAAGATCAAAAGAGGTGGTTCCTATTCAGATCAGTAA